In the bacterium SCSIO 12741 genome, ACTCTGCGACAAGCCAGCATGATCCTTCAAATAATTGTAAAATCCAGAGACCAACTTCACCAAGTGGCGCTCATTTGGCAGACTAAAGCGATCTTCCCTTTCGATTTTGATCGCTCCATCCTCTTGCCGAGAAAACTTTGTAGGCAATACATCCGAACTAAACTCTACCTTGTCAGTTTGATAATACCGCTTTATTGCCTGTTCAAGGATGTATAACGGAAGCCTTTCAGTTAGTTCCCTCTCATGACCATTTTCAGTGGTAAACTTAAAGGATGCAATTTTTTCACCATTATTAAGTCCAGAAATCAATGATTGAAACGATTCATACTGTTCTGGAGCTCTTTTTCCGTCTTTAAAGCCAAAAGTTGGTTGGGTTTCAACTAAAGTTCGCGATTTATTCAAACAGTCAATCAAATGAACGATCTCAGGTAAAATTTCATCGTTGATACCAAAGCGTTTTATCAAAAATTCAGAGAAAACAATTGTGCCAATTTGTTTCACTGGCCCAGTAAGTTCTATGAAATCCTGTTCAAAGTATTTTAGCAGCAAAGGCCTATTCGCGTTCACCTCCTCATGAGTGTTGAAGTGAGGAAGCTCCTTCCGCTTAACCCAATTTCTAACGTGCTTTATCTTAATATCATCCACTTCACTATAATCCCATACTGGTAAAAGACAGAATTCAAGCAATTTAGCGATGCACAACATGAGTTGATTGGGGTATGGATTCTCATCAGAAACCTGAATAAAACCTTCTTGTGTTAGAAAATTATATAACGCGATTGTCAGGCCATACTTGAATGTGGCTTTTTCAGCAAACACGTTAAATCTTTGATGATACCTTCCAAGTTCAAGCCTCCAATTTTTGTACGCTGAGTTATCAAAATGTTCTTTTGTGGCTTCAACAAATTCCTCAGCAAGCCACTTATGTTCCAGTTTAATCGTTCCAGTATTAAATACAAATTTGATATGGTCCAATTCAGGTGATATCTCATTTTCACGTTTATCAAAATCCTTAAAAACGGCATTCGACTGCTCAATTATCTTTATTACTTTCTCTGATTCAGACTTTGCCGAACTAATTAATTTTTGATTTTCGGCCCGCTCCCAGAATGCAATGTTTTTTGTGTATGTATTTTGACCTATTGCTAGTATTTCCAGTATCAGATCATGGATTTCGTTGAGCCCAAATTTCTCTATCAACTCAGAAATTTCCTGATAGATTTCGGGTGGCATAATCACTGATTGGTACTTATGCTCTGGAATAAATCCCTCAATAAAAGATCTTTCATCAAACACCTCCTTAAAGTGTTTAACTAACAGTTGCAATTGCCAATTCGAGCGTTTAATGTATTCATCAAATGGAGGGTTTTCAGGAGCCTGATATAATTGAATTTCAATACAGTTATTGAGGTTCTGATCATTGTTTGAGTTCTTATGATTATTAGGATCTGGACAGCAAGGAGGAAACCAGCTAAATCTCTCATGTATATATTTCCAGCGATATATAAAACGTTGTCTTCGCAATTCGCCCCAATTAAATTCTATTGATTCGTCCTCTTCTTTCATAGGTAAGATTTTAGTTCAAGACTCGCCTCACAAAACATACTATTGTCCAATAAAGCACAGATTAAGATATCTAATGAAATACAACTAGTAGTTTAAGGAGGGTTCAAAATACGTGCTTTTCTCAAGCAAACGCTTAAATTCTCAATCGCATGATCGCATAATCAAAGGTTATTAGTTAACGCACACAGAAATTCAGTACCTATTCAGTACCGAACACAGAAAATTCAGTATCCATTCAGTACCGAACGCAGAAATTCGGTACCTATTCAGTACCGAACACAGAAAATTCAGTACCCATTCAGTACCGAACGCAGAAATTCAGTACCCATTCAGTACCGAACATAGAAATTCAGTACCCATTCAGTACCGAACGCAGAAATTCAGTACCCATTCAGTACCGAACGCAGAAATTCAGTACCCGTTCAGTACCGAACTCAGAAATTCAATACCCGTTCAATACCGAACTCAGAAATTCAATACCCGTTCAATACCGAACTCAGAAAATTCAATACCCATTCAATACCGAGCGCCGAAAATTCAATACCCATTCAATACCCAACGTAGAAATTCAATACCCGTTCAATACCGAGCGCCGAAAATTCAATACCCATTCAATACCCAACGTAGAAATTCAATACCCGTTCAATACCGAGAACAGAAATTCATCACCCATTCATCATCCATTCAACACCGGGAGCGAAAATTCAACACCCGGCATAGAAATTCATCACCGGTTCATCACCGCACTAAATAGGCCCCTATTCGCCTTTTGGCACGATTTAGGTACCTTTACCTGAGATGCCGGATTTTCCCGCATCCATCGTTCTAAGAATAAATGAAAAACCTGCCTTCCTGGCAGGATGGCCCCGAATCCGGCCCCTAAAAAAGACAAAACCCTCAAACCTTTGAATAATAAAGACTTGAGGGTTTTGGTGGTGACTCCGCAGGGATTCGAACCCCGAACCTCCTGATCCGTAGTCAGGTGCACTATCCAGTTATGCTACGGAGCCTTACGAGGCTGCAAATGTATAGCTTTCTTTTAATTGGAGAATACCTTTTTCTTAAGATTAATTTACCTCCGCTTGCAAGCCACAGTTGATCAATGCCTTACACATTGAAATTAATTCCTTTTTTGTTCCCTGTTTTACCTCACACTTGCCGTTATAGTGCACAATGTGGGTAATTTGCTCGGCCTGTATAGGGTTGTGGCGGCAAATTTCTACCAGGCAGTCTATCACGTAATCGAAGGTGTTTACATCATCGTTGTAGAGGATTAAACTACTCTCTAATTCTTCGAGTACAAGTTCTTCCGACTGGGTTTGTTCTTTTCCTGAACCAATCATTGTTCTACTGATTTCCGGACAATTGAATTGCCCGTTGTACATCTATTTTTTGTCCATTTTGGAAGGCTACCACAAAGGCACCCTGTAATCCTTGGCCCTGAACCCGGTTCTTGAACTCACTGGCCACATCATAGCTCTCATAACTGCCAACCGTGTAGGTGGTCATATCACCTTCCTGCTTGACTTCAATGCCTAAGTTAGACAAACTAAGAATAACTCGGGCATCATCCACTGGAACTTCTTCTCGATAGGCTCCAATTTGAACCCGGAACTCTACATTTCCTGAGCCAGCAGATGTGCTCGGACTCGGGCTGGCTCCCACCGTAATTGGAGTAGCTTCTGCAAACACATCTCCTCCACCTTGAGCAATTTGGGCTGCCTCAGCCATAGAAACGCGTCTTCCATTGTAAAACGCCGTTACAAAGGCATCTTCTACCCCAAGGGCTACAATTCTATTCTTATCGGCTTCTGCTTGGTTTCGGTCGTTATATACTCCTGAACCATACTTAAAGAGGCCACTTTGCTCGTATTCAACCAAAGGACTGATGTTGTACAAGTCATTAGTGGTAATAGGTGTTCTAAATGCCCCAACCTGCACGGTGTACATCAATCCCTGAATTTCATCCAACTGCTTTACCTCCCCTGGAGTTGCGGTATTGTTAGATGTTGGTGTGTTTACCCCTTGGTTAAAGGCTTCCTGAGCCGAAGTTCCTGTAGGCTCTTCCAGAAGTACCAATTGTTCTCCTGAGCTTGTTGCGGCAGGCTGACTGGCAACCGGAACACCGGAAGTCTCGTATTCCTGAGCTTGATCCAAACTAATGCGCTCTCCATTTAAGTAAGCCACAACAAAGGCATCTTCATAACCCAAAGCCCGAATTTCATTTCTTTTCAAGCGAGCTTGTCCAATGGAATTAAACAACCCTGCCGTATATCGAATCCAACCTGGACGTGTATTCTCTCCCCTAACTGGAGCAAATCCTTTGAACACATCCTGAGGCGGTGGCGTGCGGAAGGCTCCAATTTGAACCTTATAAATTACTCCATTTGGAATCTTAGAATCCATTGGAATAGGATTCTCTTCGTCATACAGAGATTCGTTGAATTCGATCATCTGGAAGATGGCGTCTTCCAAGTTCTCCGGATAGGCATCCAAACCAGTTACCACACGGCTAAACTCTTCAGGAGTAAAACCACCACCAGGAGTTTCTTCGTTAGCCATAAAGTCATTACCTGCTGGAGCTTGGTAATAAGCACTTTCATCCAACTGGTTGGCCAAAGCAATTAAATCGGAGGACAATTCTTCATCGGGCTCCTGAATGGATCGAATAGCCTCGTTACGATTTTGATTGTAAGCCATGTAGTTTTCCTGTGCCTTTTGCTCATAGGTAGCATTTACACTCTTTTGGCCATCGATCTTTTGCTCCAATTCCACGATCTCATCCATCATGACCTGACGTTTCTCGGTATCGGCTTCGTTTTCGGCTTTTTCCTTTTTTACTTTTAGCGCTTCCTCGGCTTGAGTTACCTGTTCCTTACCTTCATCGGCCATGCGCTGATACTCACGAGCCTTGGCATAACTCACAGCAGCTTCCTTACGCTGCAAATCATATTCTTTAAACTCTTCAGTCTGCTGAACGTTCTGAACTTCGGCCTGGGTCAATCGCTTTTCAGTTAATGGAAGCTCCTCTGGGGTGGTTAAATAAACTTCAATGAGCTCATCTTCCAATTCTTCGAGATCACCGGCCAGCTTTTTAGAAGCAATGGCTAATTGTTGCAGGCTATCTCCTTCCAAACGAATTTGCTGTACTTCAGCAGCGTGGATTCTTTTCTTCTTCTTTCCGCCTTTTACTTTCTCTTTTTCCTTTGCATCGGCCTCTTCCAATTTCGCTGTTGCCGCAGCCTGGTATTCTTCGGCCAAGGCCGCTTCTTTAACCGACTCTCTTTCTGCATCCGGACCCGATACCATTATCACATCAGCAGCTCGACTCATGGCTTCCACTCGGTGTTCAGCAATTACAGCCTGGGTGCGCTGTGCAGATACATCGG is a window encoding:
- a CDS encoding ATP-dependent Clp protease adaptor ClpS; protein product: MIGSGKEQTQSEELVLEELESSLILYNDDVNTFDYVIDCLVEICRHNPIQAEQITHIVHYNGKCEVKQGTKKELISMCKALINCGLQAEVN